In Rhododendron vialii isolate Sample 1 chromosome 9a, ASM3025357v1, the following are encoded in one genomic region:
- the LOC131300560 gene encoding LRR receptor-like serine/threonine-protein kinase ERL1 isoform X2 — translation MSTLCLWGSTFPSPLGLSTNLLHEGIPFSISKLKQLELLNLKNNQLTGPIPSTLTQIADLKTPFRSNPMWECIPWHSSSTRCRWTLTRLDSFL, via the exons ATGAGCACTCTCTGTCTCTGGGGTTCTACGTTCCCCTCGCCACTG GGACTATCCACTAATTTGTTACATGAAGGCATTCCATTCTCAATATCTAAGCTTAAGCAGCTTGAGCTATT GAATTTGAAGAACAATCAATTGACTGGCCCTATCCCTTCTACATTGACGCAGATTGCTGACTTGAAAACACC GTTTAGAAGCAATCCAATGTGGGAATGCATCCCCTGGCATTCAAGTTCCACAAGATGCAGATGGACACTGACGAGATTGGATTCCTTCTTATAG
- the LOC131300560 gene encoding leucine-rich repeat protein 1-like isoform X1, which translates to MCYLLVKCLVILRSLCYLIDGELHGFKGCVCIMKGLSTNLLHEGIPFSISKLKQLELLNLKNNQLTGPIPSTLTQIADLKTPFRSNPMWECIPWHSSSTRCRWTLTRLDSFL; encoded by the exons ATGTGTTATCTTCTAGTGAAATGTTTAGTAATCCTGAGAAGTTTGTGTTATCTAATCGATGGAGAGTTGCATGGTTTTAAAGGTTGTGTTTGCATTATGAAGGGACTATCCACTAATTTGTTACATGAAGGCATTCCATTCTCAATATCTAAGCTTAAGCAGCTTGAGCTATT GAATTTGAAGAACAATCAATTGACTGGCCCTATCCCTTCTACATTGACGCAGATTGCTGACTTGAAAACACC GTTTAGAAGCAATCCAATGTGGGAATGCATCCCCTGGCATTCAAGTTCCACAAGATGCAGATGGACACTGACGAGATTGGATTCCTTCTTATAG